A single window of Cottoperca gobio chromosome 9, fCotGob3.1, whole genome shotgun sequence DNA harbors:
- the smim15 gene encoding small integral membrane protein 15, with amino-acid sequence MIDVRAWAEYVVEWAAKDPYGFLTTVILALTPLFIASALLSWKLAKMIEARDREQKKKQKRQENIAKAKRTKKD; translated from the coding sequence ATGATTGATGTTCGGGCATGGGCAGAGTATGTGGTGGAGTGGGCTGCCAAAGACCCCTACGGTTTCCTCACCACTGTCATACTGGCTCTCACACCTCTCTTCATTGCCAGTGCACTGCTGTCCTGGAAACTGGCCAAAATGATTGAGGCACGTGACcgggaacagaagaaaaaacagaaacgtCAGGAAAACATAGCCAAGGCCAAGAGGACCAAGAAAGATTGA
- the ndufaf2 gene encoding NADH dehydrogenase [ubiquinone] 1 alpha subcomplex assembly factor 2, which yields MSRIAGVLRRTFGIVRDHIGTDALGNTYYSIPKQKTWTGRLVRARRMVVAANPKEHEYLEGSIPTEWDAWIRGRRKEPPSIEELLKNDSYRENIKSKAKEVEEKDLALQEKEYEEGLVATSAKTAAKGHAAATSFGKEEISEDPTSTANSFQPGSWIPKK from the exons ATGAGCAGGATTGCTGGAGTTTTAAGGCGTACGTTTGGAATAGTACGTGACCACATCGGGACAGATGCTTTGGGGAATACATATTACTCAATCCCAAAACAGAAGACATGGACAG gCAGGTTAGTCCGTGCCAGGCGGATGGTCGTGGCAGCCAATCCTAAAGAACATGAATATCTAGAAGGCAGCATACCGACAGAGTGGGACG cttggATCCGAGGCAGACGGAAAGAGCCCCCCTCCATCGAG GAGCTGCTGAAGAATGATTCTTACAGGGAGAACATCAAAAGCAAGGccaaggaggtggaggagaaagatCTGGCCCTACAGGAGAAGGAGTACGAGGAAGGTCTTGTGGCAACTTCTGCAAAGACTGCGGCCAAGGGCCATGCAGCCGCCACCAGCTTCGGCAAGGAGGAGATCAGCGAAGACCCGACCAGCACTGCAAACTCGTTCCAGCCTGGCTCCTGGATTCCCAAGAAATAG
- the elovl7a gene encoding elongation of very long chain fatty acids protein 7a: protein MEILGKLQVSGLRMEIDNIKSSAALIYAEFIQNADRRTATWFLMSSPLPQTLIIAAYIYFVTSLGPRIMENRKAFDLKGVLIIYNFSVVALSLYMCYEYVMSGWGTGYSFHCDLVDYSDSPQAARMAATCWLYYFSKFIEMLDTIFFVLRKKNSQVTFLHVYHHSIMPFTWWFGVRFSAGGMGTFHALLNCVVHVIMYSYYGLTALGPKYQKYLWWKKYLTTIQLIQFVMVTSHISQYFFIKDCTYQFPIFIYIIASYGLIFLFLFLNFWYHAYTKGKRLPKVLQNQTWAHHSNGVMNGNASHEKEE from the exons ATGGAAATTCTTGGTAAATTGCAAGTATCTGGTCTGAGAATGGAAATTGATAATATAAAGTCTTCAGCCGCACTCATTTATGCTGAGTTCATCCAAAATGCAG ACAGACGGACGGCGACCTGGTTCCTTATGTCGTCTCCTCTCCCCCAAACACTCATCATTGCAGCGTACATTTACTTTGTCACATCGCTGGGGCCTCGGATAATGGAGAACCGCAAAGCCTTCGACCTCAAAGGAGTTCTCATAATCTACAACTTCAGTGTGGTGGCTCTCTCGCTATACATGTGCTATGAG TATGTGATGTCAGGATGGGGAACCGGATACTCTTTTCACTGTGACTTGGTCGACTACTCTGATTCACCTCAGGCTGCGAGG ATGGCAGCAACATGCTGGCTTTACTATTTCTCAAAGTTCATTGAGATGTTGGACACG ATCTTCTTTGTGCTGAGGAAGAAGAATAGCCAGGTGACATTTCTTCATGTCTACCACCACTCAATCATGCCCTTCACGTGGTGGTTTGGAGTTCGCTTTTCTGCAG GTGGAATGGGGACATTTCATGCCCTGCTTAACTGTGTCGTCCATGTTATCATGTACTCTTACTACGGCCTGACTGCTTTGGGCCCCAAGTACCAGAAGTATctgtggtggaagaaatacCTGACTACCATTCAGCTG ATCCAGTTTGTTATGGTGACTAGCCACATCTCCCAGTATTTCTTCATAAAGGACTGCACCTACCAGTTCCCCATCTTTATCTACATCATCGCCTCTTACGGCCTGATTTTCCTGTTCCTCTTCCTCAACTTTTGGTACCACGCCTACACCAAGGGAAAGAGGCTGCCTAAAGTACTGCAGAATCAGACATGGGCACACCACAGCAACGGAGTTATGAATGGAAATGCCAGTCATGAAAAAGAAGAGTGA
- the ercc8 gene encoding DNA excision repair protein ERCC-8 isoform X2: MPHSPIWPAPSCARVTLASRLPQKPAEVFEFEGNVYSHHLSPIARKHSLIAVGTKDPKIQLCDLKSGSRIHVLQGHRAEILSVRWSPRYDHILATASADSKVKVWDVRRASGCLFTLDQHNGDKSKASSEAVNTAHNGRVNGLCFTGDGLYLLTTGTDDRMRLWNSATGENTLVNYGKVCNESRKRLQFTVSRGCSPEFVFVPCGSSVAVYALHTGELVTMLRGHYNNVDCCEFHPDNQELYSGGKDCNILAWVPDLRASDVEEESKSSNQAAADQSSVNPAFQDAWSSDED, encoded by the exons ATGCCACATAGCCCCATATGGCCGGCCCCGAGCTGTGCTAGAGTTACACTGGCATCACGGTTACCTCAAAAG CCTGCTGAAGTTTTTGAGTTTGAGGGCAATGTCTACAGCCACCACCTATCCCCCATCGCCAGGAAGCACAGTCTcattgcag ttgGCACCAAAGATCCTAAAATCCAACTGTGCGACCTGAAGTCTGGATCACGGATTCATGTTCTTCAGG GTCACAGAGCAGAGATCCTATCCGTGCGGTGGTCGCCCAGATACGATCACATCTTAGCCACGGCCAG TGCAGACAGCAAAGTGAAAGTATGGGATGTGCGTCGGGCTTCTGGTTGTCTCTTTACTCTGGATCAGCACAATGGAGACAAATCAAAAGCCTCCTCTGAGGCAG TGAACACAGCTCATAATGGCAGAGTGAATGGCCTGTGCTTTACTGGCGATGGCCTCTACCTCCTCACCACTGGAACTGACGACCGTATGCGACTATGGAATAGTGCCACTGGGGAAAACACACtg GTAAATTACGGGAAGGTCTGCAACGAGAGTCGTAAAAGGCTTCAGTTCACAGTTTCACGTGGCTGCAGCCcggagtttgtgtttgtgccatGCGGCAGCTCGGTAGCCGTGTATGCCCTCCACACGGGAGAGCTGGTCACTATGCTCAGGGGTCACTACAACAACGTCGACTGCTGCGAGTTCCACCCAGACAACCAG GAGCTGTATAGTGGAGGTAAAGACTGTAATATTCTGGCATGGGTTCCTGACCTTCGTGCCTCAGATGTGGAAGAAGAGTCAAAAAGTTCAAATCAG GCTGCTGCTGACCAGTCTTCAGTGAACCCTGCCTTTCAGGATGCATGGAGTAGTGATGAAGACTAA
- the ercc8 gene encoding DNA excision repair protein ERCC-8 isoform X1 codes for MLGYLTARQAGVDDPLRLRRAESTRRVLSLKLNPDRDVDRIHGNGVNTIDIDAVEGRYMLSGGSDGVIVVYDLENYSGKLQYTCKAVCTVGRSSRYVHNFSVETVQWYPYDTGMFVSSSFDKTMKVWDTETLKPAEVFEFEGNVYSHHLSPIARKHSLIAVGTKDPKIQLCDLKSGSRIHVLQGHRAEILSVRWSPRYDHILATASADSKVKVWDVRRASGCLFTLDQHNGDKSKASSEAVNTAHNGRVNGLCFTGDGLYLLTTGTDDRMRLWNSATGENTLVNYGKVCNESRKRLQFTVSRGCSPEFVFVPCGSSVAVYALHTGELVTMLRGHYNNVDCCEFHPDNQELYSGGKDCNILAWVPDLRASDVEEESKSSNQAAADQSSVNPAFQDAWSSDED; via the exons ATGTTGGGATATCTGACAGCAAGGCAGGCTGGTGTTGATGACCCTCTGCGACTGAGACGTGCGGAGTCAACGAGAAG GGTCCTGAGTCTGAAGTTGAATCCTGACAGAGACGTGGATAGAATCCATGGAAATGGCGTAAACACCATTGACATTGACGCAGTAGAAGGCAGATA CATGCTGTCCGGCGGATCAGATGGAGTGATTGTCGTCTATGACCTGGAGAACTACAGTGGTAAACTGCAGTACACCTGCAAGGCAGTTTGCACAGTAGGCCG gtCGAGTCGGTATGTCCACAATTTCAGCGTAGAGACAGTCCAGTGGTATCCTTATGACACGGGAATGTTTGTGTCCAGTTCCTTTGACAAGACCATGAAAGTCTGGGACACTGAGACACTGAAG CCTGCTGAAGTTTTTGAGTTTGAGGGCAATGTCTACAGCCACCACCTATCCCCCATCGCCAGGAAGCACAGTCTcattgcag ttgGCACCAAAGATCCTAAAATCCAACTGTGCGACCTGAAGTCTGGATCACGGATTCATGTTCTTCAGG GTCACAGAGCAGAGATCCTATCCGTGCGGTGGTCGCCCAGATACGATCACATCTTAGCCACGGCCAG TGCAGACAGCAAAGTGAAAGTATGGGATGTGCGTCGGGCTTCTGGTTGTCTCTTTACTCTGGATCAGCACAATGGAGACAAATCAAAAGCCTCCTCTGAGGCAG TGAACACAGCTCATAATGGCAGAGTGAATGGCCTGTGCTTTACTGGCGATGGCCTCTACCTCCTCACCACTGGAACTGACGACCGTATGCGACTATGGAATAGTGCCACTGGGGAAAACACACtg GTAAATTACGGGAAGGTCTGCAACGAGAGTCGTAAAAGGCTTCAGTTCACAGTTTCACGTGGCTGCAGCCcggagtttgtgtttgtgccatGCGGCAGCTCGGTAGCCGTGTATGCCCTCCACACGGGAGAGCTGGTCACTATGCTCAGGGGTCACTACAACAACGTCGACTGCTGCGAGTTCCACCCAGACAACCAG GAGCTGTATAGTGGAGGTAAAGACTGTAATATTCTGGCATGGGTTCCTGACCTTCGTGCCTCAGATGTGGAAGAAGAGTCAAAAAGTTCAAATCAG GCTGCTGCTGACCAGTCTTCAGTGAACCCTGCCTTTCAGGATGCATGGAGTAGTGATGAAGACTAA